One part of the Asterias amurensis chromosome 11, ASM3211899v1 genome encodes these proteins:
- the LOC139944437 gene encoding WW domain-binding protein 2-like encodes MALNLSHSDKIRNGLILLHQERILMQKEKVDLTFDISPEHGAFKGTKEGTAFLTNQRVIFINKKSSDVMKSFSMPFFYMKNVDIKQPIFGANALTGVIKAQPGGGLDTHAKADFRMVFKTGGAIEFGQLLLRVATKAPTVPPPAPGQSAVPQPTAAYSNTYPANGYPAPMPGAQYPPPQQPPMGAYGYPGQTAYPAYPPGAQPYEQPPPYSDAMMNPSAPPPPGPAYYNPNDPQYVYMTQNQPSTIPTAPPPAYSEKPKTD; translated from the exons atggcGTTAAATCTCAGTCACAGCGATAAAATTCGCAATGGACTCATCCTTCTTCATCAAGAAAG GATATTAATGCAAAAGGAGAAGGTtgatttgacctttgacatatcGCCAGAACATGGGGCCTTCAAGGGAACAAAAGAAGGGACGGCTTTCCTCACCAACCAGAGG GTGATCTTCATCAATAAGAAAAGCAGCGATGTGATGAAGTCTTTCTCCATGCCGTTCTTTTACATGAAGAATGtggacatcaagcagccaatcTTTGGTGCTAATGCCCTGACAGGAGTCATCAAGGCACAGCCCGGAg GTGGATTGGACACACATGCTAAAGCAGACTTCAGGATGGTCTTCAAGACTGGAGGTGCTATTGAGTTTGGGCAACTCCTTCTTAGAGTCGCCACTAAAG CACCAACGGTTCCCCCTCCTGCTCCCGGACAGTCCGCAGTCCCACAACCAACCGCGGCATACAGCAATACCTACCCAGCAAATGGATACCCAGCACCCATGCCAGGTGCCCAGTACCCACCACCTCAACAACCACCCATGGGTGCTTATGGGTACCCTGGTCAGACAGCATACCCAGCTTATCCTCCAGGAG ccCAACCTTATGAGCAACCCCCTCCATACTCGGATGCAATGATGAACCCCTCTGCCCCACCCCCTCCAG GACCAGCATACTACAACCCTAATGATCCACAGTATGTTTATATGACGCAAAATCAACCCTCGACCATTCCA ACTGCTCCTCCTCCTGCATATTCGGAGAAGCCCAAAACAGACTAA